The sequence AGCGCGACGCCACGCTGCTGGCTGGAACAGGAACCGGGCGAGGGACGGGCCGGACGGCGTAACCTTGCGGTGCATCTGGGTAGGCGGGGCGCAGCGTCTGCGCACCCTGGAGTGCGACCAGGGACGACCCGCGGCGAGAGCCGCGCCCGGAACCGCCGCCCTCGATCTCGCGCATGCGCTGGAGGAAGGCGTTGAGGGGCCTGACGTAGTCGTCGAAGCCGAGGCGGTTCATGGCCCACACGAGGTCCTCCGCGGTGACGGTCTTGCGGTGCTCGGTGTGGCACCGCTCGTTCGCCTCGCCGGTCACGAAGCTGATGAACTCGGACACGCAGTCCTGGATCAtctccttggcgtcgtcggAGATCTTGGCGTGGGGAGGGAGCGCATGGCGCATGATGCGGGACACGTTGG comes from Panicum virgatum strain AP13 chromosome 4K, P.virgatum_v5, whole genome shotgun sequence and encodes:
- the LOC120701991 gene encoding nuclear transcription factor Y subunit B-3-like, which gives rise to MSNGVGINGSNEGRSPVMIREQDRLLPVANVSRIMRHALPPHAKISDDAKEMIQDCVSEFISFVTGEANERCHTEHRKTVTAEDLVWAMNRLGFDDYVRPLNAFLQRMREIEGGGSGRGSRRGSSLVALQGAQTLRPAYPDAPQGYAVRPVPRPVPVPASSVASRFGSRHLQLPGGQRSMVPYYGGAAAFRAVGSHGGFYADEASSSDEAPPAARRAGSRRY